TATCCTATAGAAAACAGTGCAGATTATTATATTCTGCCAAACGTTTATTCATACTTGACTCCAAAAGTTATCAATTATTCACAGGGATaatctagaaaataaatattagttttgcTTTCAAAGACAGTACTGGAATGAGCAGGCACTTTCATGTTTGTTATATTAATTAACTTATTGTTTAGTTTCCCTGTCTGCTTAGAAATTGAGCTGTTCAGGTTGAAAAATGATGTAAGAAGCAAAAACTATGACACAACAATTTAAATAAAGGTCACTATTGCTGTGAAATGGGATGTCAGTTTTGCAATTCTTCTGCACTTTCCCACCAAGCTGGGATGTGGGTGAGTCTAGAGATATTTGTGAAATAAGCCAATTTGAAAGGACACCACAATCCGTCAAAAGCgactttcttcctcttccacagCACGATGAAGGCCAGGGATAAATTTCAAGAGTTGCTTTCGGACACTTCCCTTTCTGCTCTTCCGGGGCAGGGTCCCAAACGCGCTTGAGAAGTTGCCCTCCCACAAGGGAGACATGGATCCGCTGCTGGTGTTACTGATGCTCCGGTTCCTCCTTGAAGATGACCTCCTCAGAAAATCATCCCCCTCCTTGGGGATAAAGCACTCATCATCTGTGCTCGTCTGCCGACTGAAGGCACCCCTGCTGGAGTCCTCAGACACACACGTCTGGTAGCCATCTTCACTGTCCATAGTCATGGAGCTCAGCCAGCTCTTACAGCTGCTCTCACTGGATAATCGATTCCGGTCCACGAgggctgggcctggcccaggcagGGGTCCAAACAAAGACAATTCATCCAAGTCCATGTTTTCCAAACTGGGGCAGTTAGCTGCATCACCTAGAGCACAGAGAACAAAGTCTACTGTGAAATGGACCTGTTTATCATTTCCTACAAATAAATACGCTGCATCAAAACTTCTCTTTGAATGACACAAGAAAGAGTAAGTGTGAAAAATACTTTTCACTGAGCTTTGGCGTGCATGAATAAGTAACTGTTTATGAGGCCATTTGATAAACCGTATAGTAGGGTTTCCTGAACTATTGTTCATAGACCAAGGTTCCATGGtcacaaaaattataatattagaATAAATTAAACAAGATGTTTCATATGAGAACAGTTCAACCCAACTGACAGTCTACCAGTGTGACATCTGAATCTCCAAAATGATCATTTCTTCAATTTAAATAACCCTGAAACCTTTTATTATAATTCTCACAGAAATGGGGTTCCATAGAATACACCTGGGAAATGCTATCATGATTTTCTCCATTTAGTTTCTCTGATTGTTAGGTActgtcttttgaaaataattctaaaattattataaaatcatTTGAGGTATATAGAAAAAATTATGGAACAGATAATTCATAAGTGTTTCTTAGAGAAAGGATTTGTGAAATCAAATGTATCTTCCAACCTCAATATTCTAAGTTTCATTTTGGAATACTTAAATTCTCTGGAATGATACCGTACCCAGAAAGCATCCTTGTCCTCAAGTaagtaataatttatttgaagaaattgaattttatctgcttggctaaatttttttcattgatcCTTCACAACGTACATCTGGCTCTTCAAACTAGAATGTTAATCACATACCAATACCCTGTCCATACGACCCTCCCTGCTTCCACACTAACTGAGTTGGTTGgtatcgagagagagagagagagagagagagaaagagagagagagagagagaacttgtaATACCAGCCTTGGAAAAACATAATCAGTAAGTGACTctgcttcagaaaaaaataatagaatactGCACACTccaaaatggttttattttgtacTGATTATCTTTACTGCTGCTCTCTTTTGTCCTTGGttgataatataaaaagaaacttttttcaGATGATTTGCAAGGTTGAGTACAACCAGCCCCACAGTGACTGGTCATAATGCTTTCCTTTTTGCTAATACAACCTACTTCATTTCATCTTGCAATAAGTGATGAATTTCTTTTGATTTGAGAGCAATTGCCTTATAGAATCACATGCCCTGGATGTTTACTATGCATCTAGAAAAAGCAGAACTCCCTCAATTGctcaaaaaaatgtatacaataaTGCCTTTATGAGGACCCTGACCTAACAATGTTGTCTATAATACAAGGCCGTTCCTATAGAACAGCAAGAATTTATATTCACCGGGCCATTCAGGATGCTCCAGAAGTGGAAATGAGGCTAAAAAGCCCTCACATCTAAAGAAAGCAAGGAGGTGGCTGAATTTACAAGGCCATAAAGAAGTTTTTGTATTAAATACTTCTGCCTCTCTAACAAACTTCACTACCCAATAAAGctattatgaattttttaaaaatattaaatgaaaatataaaaaagagaagtAACTTGTTCGTAAGTTTCAAACACTTcaataaaaaaacacagaacttTATATCAGAAATCTAAGCCATAAATTAGTGACTAGTTAAGGATTAAATTGTTATCTTTTTGGTAAACAAATTGATTATCACTTTTAATGAATATTCTAGGTTAGAGACTTAAGCTGGTGCTATTCAAAGAAGAGATAACCTATATTTCGCACCCACATAGTGGTTTCAGTGAATTATTTGCACACAAAAGTTCATTCCTTTGGTTACATCTGTCACACAGCAAATAAcaaattaacacattttaaattcaaCCCTTCCCTTAAAAATGCACTCAATGGCAAGAGCCATGCATTTACTGTTGTAATAATCTTACACATTTCTGTCTTGGTCTTGGGGGCCAtgaaaaagaaattctctgaATAAACGCAACTTATGCAATTTAAACAAAAGACAGGAGCTCTACCCAATAAGTGTGCAACCATTCCAGCTTTAATAGCTTCTAGAAACTATACAGCCCCGAGCCACGATTTTTTCAGAAACGTAATTCATTCACTGAAGTAGAAGGAAAGTCAGGCAATCTTCCCCAATGATCTTCTAAAATCTCCAGATGCCTGTTTCTGAGCGTGTGCATCAGTGTGCATGTGCGCATGCGCATCTgcgttttgtgtgtgtgtgtgtgtgtgtgtgtgtgtgtgtgtgtgtgtgtgtgtatagagtaGTGGATCTGACTTGCCTTGAGCCTCCTCCAAATACAGCCACTCCAAAGCTCATGCCAAAGAAACACAGACCCGTTTCTTTGACCAGCACTAGtcaaatttttcttataatgatGATAATCTTAAAACAACTTAGAGGCAGAAATACTGAAAGAAGTAATGTTAGTGTGGTTTCTGAACAGGAAATTGCATTTACCATGAAGCAGACGATGTTCCTGTAACTGCAGAGATCTGTACTCCACCCATTTTTGTTTCAAAGTTTGctgtgagattaaaaaaaaaaagtttttattattagGAAACCCCAGTGAAGCTAGCAATTTAATTCTAGGTGTTGAGAtttgtcattaaaattttttacctttctttctAGTACTACCAATCCATCtcatccatttaaaatatttttgctgtaTAAAAGGAGGATATTGGGCCAACaagctttctttgaaaaaaaacaataaaatatatttttatttaaaaaattattttaaaaagattatttgcGTCTGTGAAAATGTACTTGCTGTTTAGGCAAGCATTTATACTCCAGGATTCCCATATCTGTAGGATGAAGACAATAATAGAGCCTAAACCCTGGAAATGTTATAAGGATTAGATGAGTGAATAGATGTACAATTTTTAGAACAGTGACTAGAACTTAGTTAACGCTCTACAAATATCATCATCAACATACAAGCCTGaagacctccacctcccaggttcaagcgattcttctgcctcatcctcccaagtagctgggattacagttgcgccccaccatgcccagccaaatttttgtaattttagtagacatggggtttcatcatgctggccaggctattctcgaactcctgacctcgtgatctgcccacctcggcctcccaaagtgctgggattacaggcgtgagccaccgcacctggcttggACAGCTATTTATTTTCCACACCAAAAAAGAGAACAGAACTGTCTGAAATGCTTCCTTAGTGGGCTAAACTTAGAACACTGCTAAGTACCCTAACTTCTTAACTGCTTCCCTTCTTGGCTGCCCCAGCACAGGAGAGCTGAGGCCCACAGTGGAAACTAAGTAGCTGCCACATGGGTCAAGACAGCACACAAGTCCTGGCCTATCCCACAGAGGGGACTGAGGCAATGGCAATGTAAAACAAACCAGGCAGAAGGCATCTGAAAAAAACACAGCTATAGGCTCACTCTCTCCCATTCTTtatcctctcctcttccccttcctttgcCAGTTCAGGTCCCTATAGCGAGCCCAGCAAGTGGGCACAGCTCAGGTTTGCCTGTGGACTCTTATGCCAAAGGAAAGACAGCCTAGTTGAAACAAGCAGTCCTTCCCACAAAGCAATCTGCAAGGAGTAGATGAAGGctaaaaaggaagaggaaaaaaatgtatatttaggGAAGGattaagggaaagaaaataataaaattgcaaGAACATCATTAAATGCTTGAGGGGAACATGGCTTATTCCTCAGTCTTCAAAGATTGAACAATAACTGGGCAGAATTTTCTAAACCTTGATACTAGTAACATTTAACAGCAACCCTTATCGTTGCCAATATAAAATCGAGCAATAAATCAATCAAATGCTTGACTCAGTCAACTTCTTGTTCTTTCTGTACCATAATATAGTCTAGAATAGCTATAATACTGCTTTGAAGGCTGAGGGCAGTGGCtgacaactgtaatctcagcactttaggaggttgaagtgggaggactgcttgagaccaggagtttgaaacaa
The sequence above is drawn from the Macaca mulatta isolate MMU2019108-1 chromosome 12, T2T-MMU8v2.0, whole genome shotgun sequence genome and encodes:
- the CYTIP gene encoding cytohesin-interacting protein isoform X3 — its product is MFTLICKIQEDSPAHCAGLQAGDVLANINGVSTEGFTHKQVVDLIRSSGNLLTIETLNGTMILKRTELEAKLQVLKQTLKQKWVEYRSLQLQEHRLLHGDAANCPSLENMDLDELSLFGPLPGPGPALVDRNRLSSESSCKSWLSSMTMDSEDGYQTCVSEDSSRGAFSRQTSTDDECFIPKEGDDFLRRSSSRRNRSISNTSSGSMSPLWEGNFSSAFGTLPRKSRKGSVRKQLLKFIPGLHRAVEEEESRF
- the CYTIP gene encoding cytohesin-interacting protein isoform X2, coding for MDDNRRIQMLADTVATLPRGRKQLALTRSSSLGDFSWSQRKLVTVEKQDNETFGFEIQSYRPQNQNACSSEMFTLICKIQEDSPAHCAGLQAGDVLANINGVSTEGFTHKQVVDLIRSSGNLLTIETLNGTMILKRTELEAKLQVLKQTLKQKWVEYRSLQLQEHRLLHGDAANCPSLENMDLDELSLFGPLPGPGPALVDRNRLSSESSCKSWLSSMTMDSEDGYQTCVSEDSSRGAFSRQTSTDDECFIPKEGDDFLRRSSSRRNRSISNTSSGSMSPLWEGNFSSAFGTLPRKSRKGSVRKQLLKFIPGLHRAVEEEESRF